Proteins encoded in a region of the Takifugu flavidus isolate HTHZ2018 chromosome 10, ASM371156v2, whole genome shotgun sequence genome:
- the ggctb gene encoding gamma-glutamylcyclotransferase b, with protein MENNHTFLYFAYGSNLLKERLQLKNPSAIVHCVARLKDYKLVFGNHKGLASDRWHGGVATIEHSPGDEVWGVVWKMNISDLESLDDQENVMLGAYSPVELSVKTKGQEINCRTYIMNSCVYAPPSPQYLQVIVMGAQQNGLPKYYQEKLRAIKTNMYYGPLPMMAELEARRRAKED; from the exons ATGGAGAACAATCACACCTTCCTGTACTTTGCATATGGAAGCAATTTACTGAAGGAACGGCTCCAACTCAAGAATCCCTCTGCGATCGTACACTGTGTGGCGAGACTCAAG GACTACAAATTAGTGTTTGGGAACCATAAAGGCCTTGCCAGTGACCGGTGGCATGGAGGCGTAGCCACGATAGAGCACAGCCCGGGGGATGAGGTGTGGGGTGTGGTGTGGAAGATGAACATATCTGATCTGGAATCTCTAGACGA TCAAGAGAATGTGATGTTGGGTGCATATAGTCCTGTGGAGTTGAGCGTGAAGACAAAAGGCCAGGAGATCAACTGTCGCACCTACATAATGAACAGCTGTGTGTATgccccaccatcaccacaatACCTACAA GTGATTGTGATGGGAGCTCAACAGAACGGTCTGCCAAAATACTACCAGGAAAAGCTGAGAGCCATAAAGACCAACATGTATTATGGGCCCCTGCCCATGATGGCTGAACTGGAGGCCAGAAGAAGAGCCAAAGAGGACTAG
- the tcaim gene encoding T-cell activation inhibitor, mitochondrial isoform X2: MVMSLNFLLRCTIRLTKNYVAPVQQRALSGADAVNALRPFYFAVHPDFFAQYPKEREVNEDSLKRLNGYLEHLQKPGSPSAQPVNLTFYVRETKDHVTDAGSGLSSGFRTVSFTLHTKDVLSTVTNILKSCSLPVEHMSRLKTGPEKSGRTPEPAVPFYRPIKWDKSYYAFTGFRDPEEDLQQATRGEPTLSSWVRDNEAEATERYNTSLPRREDLSRLKKELCHDFDLADIRWQRSWGLAHRCSQLQSLSRLAQQNPEALIHLQGHTVVFADQSGMNASGHVMLGTMDVHHQWTKLFQQLSVYRSLQQQTDWLKERISLLLGGVQVKHLERFGPVQPIIEHCSNLSMFHKTLMTHQLYLHPRSLQGLSVLLDNHSHPSLHDMGHFIMPPSFSPPKLQLFLQRHAQEARRRTQRQSLLQAEEEAVMKLCVQGLSLKSLSKDPSIASGDMILCCRRLTEQQLPQMQGLHISVSRFYSVMQDGELCIPWDWKM; encoded by the exons ATGGTTATGTCTCTCAATTTTCTCCTGCGATGCACCATCAG GCTGACAAAAAACTATGTGGCCCCAGTTCAGCAGAGAGCTCTGTCGGGGGCAGATGCAGTCAACGCACTCCGGCCATTTTACTTTGCTGTTCATCCGGACTTCTTTGCTCAGTATCCCAAAGAACGG GAAGTGAATGAGGATTCATTGAAGAGGCTGAATGGCTACCTGGAACACCTTCAGAAACCAGGATCACCCTCTGCTCAGCCAGTCAATCTCACTTTTTATGTCAGGGAAACAAAGGACCATGTGACTGATGCTGGTTCTGGTCTCAGCTCAG GGTTTCGGACGGTGAGTTTCACCCTCCACACAAAGGACGTCTTGAGCACGGTAACGAACATTTTGAAGTCCTGCAGCTTGCCTGTGGAGCACATGAGCAGACTGAAGACAGGCCCAGAGAAATCTGGCAGGACACCTGAGCCAGCCGTGCCCTTCTACAGGCCCATCAAGTGGGACAAGTCGTACTACGCCTTCACTGGCTTCAGAGAccctgaggaggacctgcagCAGGCCACGAGGGGGGAGCCCACACTCAG CTCTTGGGTACGAGACAACGAAGCAGAAGCAACAGAGAGATACAACACTAGTCTTCCTCGGAGAGAAGACCTGAGCAGACTGAAGAAGGAACTGTGCCATGATTTTGATTTGGCTGATATCAG GTGGCAGCGTAGCTGGGGGCTGGCCCACCGCTGCAGCCAGCTCCAGAGTCTCAGTCGTCTGGCTCAGCAGAACCCCGAAGCTCTGATCCACCTTCAAG GACACACTGTAGTGTTTGCGGACCAGTCAGGAATGAATGCTTCTGGACATGTCATGCTGGGAACCATGGATGTTCATCATCAGTGGACCAAA CTGTTTCAGCAGTTGTCCGTCTATcgcagcctgcagcagcagaccgACTGGTTGAAGGAGAGGATTAGCCTTCTGCTGGGTGGGGTCCAGGTCAAACACCTGGAAAGGTTTGGACCGGTCCAGCCTATCATTGAGCACTGCAGTAACCTCAGCATGTTCCACAAGACCCTGATGACCCACCAGCTCTACCTGCACCCCCGGAGCCTCCAGGGACTCAGCGTGTTGCTGGACAA CCACTCTCACCCAAGTCTGCACGATATGGGACATTTCATTATGCCCCCCAGTTTTAGCCCTCCCAAACTTCAGCTGTTCCTCCAGAGGCACGCGCAGGAGGCCAGGCGCCGCACACAACGCCAAAGCCT TTtacaggcagaggaggaggctgtgaTGAAGCTGTGTGTCCAAGGTCTGTCCCTGAAGTCCCTGTCCAAGGATCCCAGCATCGCTTCTGGCGACATGATTCTCTGCTGTCGAAGActgacagagcagcagcttccccaGATGCAGGGCCTCCACATCAGTGTTTCCCGCTTCTACTCAGTGATGCAGGACGGGGAGCTGTGCATCCCTTGGGACTGGAAGATGTGA
- the ppox gene encoding protoporphyrinogen oxidase isoform X1, with amino-acid sequence MAIYDCLKSCQQMKTVAVLGGGIAGLAASYYLCRSPQVTKVILLESSSRVGGWLSSTRRPDGAVFEHGPRGIRPAGAVGRNTLNMVDDLGLQDEIVPVSYSHVASKNRYLYVNKELHKMPSGIRGLLQTVPPFSRPLLFNLVKEILVKKGQEDDETIHSFFCRRLGKEFADIAVDSLCRGVFAGDCRKLSVRSCFPLLYNAEQRRGSVLLGMMLGSGPSPVVPPGPLALRSVKESWAQWSLRRGVESLPESIAELLQRSGKVELHTDAPVKEIHPSASDWKIRLEDGLISADHIISALPAKALSSVLPSSCLPLTQRLMEIETVTVAVVNLEYEGSVLPVEGFGHLLPSSEDQAVLGVVYDSVAFPQHNRPTGETTRLTVMMGGAWFHRAGGSLGAVTQGDLLSRATEAVRDHLDVTAAPIWSHVEIQKDCIPQYYEGHAQRVESMRNFIKKENLPLSLIGSSYDGVSVNDVIFSGRTAAEELLGANV; translated from the exons ATGGCGATTTATGACTGTCTGAAAAGTTGCCAG CAAATGAAAACAGTCGCCGTCCTTGGAGGGGGCATCGCAGGCTTGGCAGCATCGTACTACCTCTGCAGGAGCCCCCAGGTGACCAAG gTCATTTTATTGGAGTCCAGTAGTCGTGTTGGAGGCTGGCTGAGCTCCACCAGGAGGCCAGATGGAGCTGTGTTTGAACACGGACCGAGAGGGATACGACCTGCTGGAGCAGTGGGGCGCAATACTCTCAACATG gtggatGACCTGGGTCTGCAGGATGAGATTGTACCAGTTTCCTACAGCCACGTCGCCTCCAAGAACAGATATCTCTATGTCAACAAGGAGCTCCACAAGATGCCTTCAGGAATACG tGGACTTTTGCAAACTGTCCCACCGTTCTCTCGTCCCCTCCTCTTCAATCTTGTCAAGGAGATCCTGGTGAAGAAAGGCCAGGAGGACGATGAGACCATCCATTCCTTCTTTTGTCGAAGGCTGGGGAAGGAG TTTGCAGACATCGCCGTGGACAGTTTGTGTCGAGGGGTGTTTGCAGGCGACTGCAGGAAGTTGAGTGTGCgttcttgttttcctcttttgtacAATGCAGAGCAGCGCAGAGGTTCGGTGCTGCTGGGAATGATGCTGGGCTCAG GCCCCAGTCCCGTGGTGCCCCCTGGGCCCCTGGCCCTCAGATCTGTGAAGGAGTCGTGGGCTCAGTGGTCCCTGAGACGGGGAGTGGAGTCTCTCCCAGAATCCATCGCAGAGTTGCTGCAGCGCAGTGGGAAAGTGGAGCTTCACACCGATGCACCTGTTAAAGAGATTCATCCTTCAGCCTCGGATTGGAAG ATCCGTCTGGAGGACGGCCTCATCTCAGCTGACCACATCATCTCTGCCCTGCCGGCCAAAG ctctctcctcgGTTCTGCCCTCCTCCTGTCTACCTTTGACCCAACGGTTGATGGAGATTGAGACGGTGACGGTCGCCGTGGTGAATCTGGAATATGAGGGTTCTGTTCTGCCAGTGGAG GGGTTTGGTCATCTGCTCCCATCCTCAGAGGACCAGGCTGTACTGGGAGTGGTCTATGATTCTGTAGCCTTTCCTCAGCACAACAGACCTACTGGGGAGACCACCAGACTGACG GTGATGATGGGCGGGGCCTGGTTTCACAGAGCAGGTGGGTCTCTGGGAGCAGTAACGCAGGGGGATCTTCTGTCACGAGCCACTGAAGCCGTGCGCGATCACCTGGACGTGACTGCAGCACCCATCTGGAGTCACGTAGAGATTCAGAAG GATTGTATTCCTCAGTATTATGAAGGACACGCTCAGAGAGTGG AGTCCATGCGTAACTTCATAAAGAAGGAAAATCTGCCTTTATCGCTGATTGGCTCGTCCTACGATGGCGTGTCCGTTAATGATGTCATCTTCAGTGGACGCACGGCTGCGGAGGAGTTGTTGGGAGCAAACGTCTGA
- the ppox gene encoding protoporphyrinogen oxidase isoform X2: MKTVAVLGGGIAGLAASYYLCRSPQVTKVILLESSSRVGGWLSSTRRPDGAVFEHGPRGIRPAGAVGRNTLNMVDDLGLQDEIVPVSYSHVASKNRYLYVNKELHKMPSGIRGLLQTVPPFSRPLLFNLVKEILVKKGQEDDETIHSFFCRRLGKEFADIAVDSLCRGVFAGDCRKLSVRSCFPLLYNAEQRRGSVLLGMMLGSGPSPVVPPGPLALRSVKESWAQWSLRRGVESLPESIAELLQRSGKVELHTDAPVKEIHPSASDWKIRLEDGLISADHIISALPAKALSSVLPSSCLPLTQRLMEIETVTVAVVNLEYEGSVLPVEGFGHLLPSSEDQAVLGVVYDSVAFPQHNRPTGETTRLTVMMGGAWFHRAGGSLGAVTQGDLLSRATEAVRDHLDVTAAPIWSHVEIQKDCIPQYYEGHAQRVESMRNFIKKENLPLSLIGSSYDGVSVNDVIFSGRTAAEELLGANV, from the exons ATGAAAACAGTCGCCGTCCTTGGAGGGGGCATCGCAGGCTTGGCAGCATCGTACTACCTCTGCAGGAGCCCCCAGGTGACCAAG gTCATTTTATTGGAGTCCAGTAGTCGTGTTGGAGGCTGGCTGAGCTCCACCAGGAGGCCAGATGGAGCTGTGTTTGAACACGGACCGAGAGGGATACGACCTGCTGGAGCAGTGGGGCGCAATACTCTCAACATG gtggatGACCTGGGTCTGCAGGATGAGATTGTACCAGTTTCCTACAGCCACGTCGCCTCCAAGAACAGATATCTCTATGTCAACAAGGAGCTCCACAAGATGCCTTCAGGAATACG tGGACTTTTGCAAACTGTCCCACCGTTCTCTCGTCCCCTCCTCTTCAATCTTGTCAAGGAGATCCTGGTGAAGAAAGGCCAGGAGGACGATGAGACCATCCATTCCTTCTTTTGTCGAAGGCTGGGGAAGGAG TTTGCAGACATCGCCGTGGACAGTTTGTGTCGAGGGGTGTTTGCAGGCGACTGCAGGAAGTTGAGTGTGCgttcttgttttcctcttttgtacAATGCAGAGCAGCGCAGAGGTTCGGTGCTGCTGGGAATGATGCTGGGCTCAG GCCCCAGTCCCGTGGTGCCCCCTGGGCCCCTGGCCCTCAGATCTGTGAAGGAGTCGTGGGCTCAGTGGTCCCTGAGACGGGGAGTGGAGTCTCTCCCAGAATCCATCGCAGAGTTGCTGCAGCGCAGTGGGAAAGTGGAGCTTCACACCGATGCACCTGTTAAAGAGATTCATCCTTCAGCCTCGGATTGGAAG ATCCGTCTGGAGGACGGCCTCATCTCAGCTGACCACATCATCTCTGCCCTGCCGGCCAAAG ctctctcctcgGTTCTGCCCTCCTCCTGTCTACCTTTGACCCAACGGTTGATGGAGATTGAGACGGTGACGGTCGCCGTGGTGAATCTGGAATATGAGGGTTCTGTTCTGCCAGTGGAG GGGTTTGGTCATCTGCTCCCATCCTCAGAGGACCAGGCTGTACTGGGAGTGGTCTATGATTCTGTAGCCTTTCCTCAGCACAACAGACCTACTGGGGAGACCACCAGACTGACG GTGATGATGGGCGGGGCCTGGTTTCACAGAGCAGGTGGGTCTCTGGGAGCAGTAACGCAGGGGGATCTTCTGTCACGAGCCACTGAAGCCGTGCGCGATCACCTGGACGTGACTGCAGCACCCATCTGGAGTCACGTAGAGATTCAGAAG GATTGTATTCCTCAGTATTATGAAGGACACGCTCAGAGAGTGG AGTCCATGCGTAACTTCATAAAGAAGGAAAATCTGCCTTTATCGCTGATTGGCTCGTCCTACGATGGCGTGTCCGTTAATGATGTCATCTTCAGTGGACGCACGGCTGCGGAGGAGTTGTTGGGAGCAAACGTCTGA
- the tcaim gene encoding T-cell activation inhibitor, mitochondrial isoform X1 yields MVMSLNFLLRCTIRLTKNYVAPVQQRALSGADAVNALRPFYFAVHPDFFAQYPKEREVNEDSLKRLNGYLEHLQKPGSPSAQPVNLTFYVRETKDHVTDAGSGLSSGFRTVSFTLHTKDVLSTVTNILKSCSLPVEHMSRLKTGPEKSGRTPEPAVPFYRPIKWDKSYYAFTGFRDPEEDLQQATRGEPTLSSWVRDNEAEATERYNTSLPRREDLSRLKKELCHDFDLADIRWQRSWGLAHRCSQLQSLSRLAQQNPEALIHLQGHTVVFADQSGMNASGHVMLGTMDVHHQWTKLFQQLSVYRSLQQQTDWLKERISLLLGGVQVKHLERFGPVQPIIEHCSNLSMFHKTLMTHQLYLHPRSLQGLSVLLDNSHSHPSLHDMGHFIMPPSFSPPKLQLFLQRHAQEARRRTQRQSLLQAEEEAVMKLCVQGLSLKSLSKDPSIASGDMILCCRRLTEQQLPQMQGLHISVSRFYSVMQDGELCIPWDWKM; encoded by the exons ATGGTTATGTCTCTCAATTTTCTCCTGCGATGCACCATCAG GCTGACAAAAAACTATGTGGCCCCAGTTCAGCAGAGAGCTCTGTCGGGGGCAGATGCAGTCAACGCACTCCGGCCATTTTACTTTGCTGTTCATCCGGACTTCTTTGCTCAGTATCCCAAAGAACGG GAAGTGAATGAGGATTCATTGAAGAGGCTGAATGGCTACCTGGAACACCTTCAGAAACCAGGATCACCCTCTGCTCAGCCAGTCAATCTCACTTTTTATGTCAGGGAAACAAAGGACCATGTGACTGATGCTGGTTCTGGTCTCAGCTCAG GGTTTCGGACGGTGAGTTTCACCCTCCACACAAAGGACGTCTTGAGCACGGTAACGAACATTTTGAAGTCCTGCAGCTTGCCTGTGGAGCACATGAGCAGACTGAAGACAGGCCCAGAGAAATCTGGCAGGACACCTGAGCCAGCCGTGCCCTTCTACAGGCCCATCAAGTGGGACAAGTCGTACTACGCCTTCACTGGCTTCAGAGAccctgaggaggacctgcagCAGGCCACGAGGGGGGAGCCCACACTCAG CTCTTGGGTACGAGACAACGAAGCAGAAGCAACAGAGAGATACAACACTAGTCTTCCTCGGAGAGAAGACCTGAGCAGACTGAAGAAGGAACTGTGCCATGATTTTGATTTGGCTGATATCAG GTGGCAGCGTAGCTGGGGGCTGGCCCACCGCTGCAGCCAGCTCCAGAGTCTCAGTCGTCTGGCTCAGCAGAACCCCGAAGCTCTGATCCACCTTCAAG GACACACTGTAGTGTTTGCGGACCAGTCAGGAATGAATGCTTCTGGACATGTCATGCTGGGAACCATGGATGTTCATCATCAGTGGACCAAA CTGTTTCAGCAGTTGTCCGTCTATcgcagcctgcagcagcagaccgACTGGTTGAAGGAGAGGATTAGCCTTCTGCTGGGTGGGGTCCAGGTCAAACACCTGGAAAGGTTTGGACCGGTCCAGCCTATCATTGAGCACTGCAGTAACCTCAGCATGTTCCACAAGACCCTGATGACCCACCAGCTCTACCTGCACCCCCGGAGCCTCCAGGGACTCAGCGTGTTGCTGGACAA CAGCCACTCTCACCCAAGTCTGCACGATATGGGACATTTCATTATGCCCCCCAGTTTTAGCCCTCCCAAACTTCAGCTGTTCCTCCAGAGGCACGCGCAGGAGGCCAGGCGCCGCACACAACGCCAAAGCCT TTtacaggcagaggaggaggctgtgaTGAAGCTGTGTGTCCAAGGTCTGTCCCTGAAGTCCCTGTCCAAGGATCCCAGCATCGCTTCTGGCGACATGATTCTCTGCTGTCGAAGActgacagagcagcagcttccccaGATGCAGGGCCTCCACATCAGTGTTTCCCGCTTCTACTCAGTGATGCAGGACGGGGAGCTGTGCATCCCTTGGGACTGGAAGATGTGA
- the tcaim gene encoding T-cell activation inhibitor, mitochondrial isoform X3, with protein MVMSLNFLLRCTIRLTKNYVAPVQQRALSGADAVNALRPFYFAVHPDFFAQYPKEREVNEDSLKRLNGYLEHLQKPGSPSAQPVNLTFYVRETKDHVTDAGSGLSSGFRTVSFTLHTKDVLSTVTNILKSCSLPVEHMSRLKTGPEKSGRTPEPAVPFYRPIKWDKSYYAFTGFRDPEEDLQQATRGEPTLSSWVRDNEAEATERYNTSLPRREDLSRLKKELCHDFDLADIRWQRSWGLAHRCSQLQSLSRLAQQNPEALIHLQGHTVVFADQSGMNASGHVMLGTMDVHHQWTKLFQQLSVYRSLQQQTDWLKERISLLLGGVQVKHLERFGPVQPIIEHCSNLSMFHKTLMTHQLYLHPRSLQGLSVLLDNSHSHPSLHDMGHFIMPPSFSPPKLQLFLQRHAQEARRRTQRQSL; from the exons ATGGTTATGTCTCTCAATTTTCTCCTGCGATGCACCATCAG GCTGACAAAAAACTATGTGGCCCCAGTTCAGCAGAGAGCTCTGTCGGGGGCAGATGCAGTCAACGCACTCCGGCCATTTTACTTTGCTGTTCATCCGGACTTCTTTGCTCAGTATCCCAAAGAACGG GAAGTGAATGAGGATTCATTGAAGAGGCTGAATGGCTACCTGGAACACCTTCAGAAACCAGGATCACCCTCTGCTCAGCCAGTCAATCTCACTTTTTATGTCAGGGAAACAAAGGACCATGTGACTGATGCTGGTTCTGGTCTCAGCTCAG GGTTTCGGACGGTGAGTTTCACCCTCCACACAAAGGACGTCTTGAGCACGGTAACGAACATTTTGAAGTCCTGCAGCTTGCCTGTGGAGCACATGAGCAGACTGAAGACAGGCCCAGAGAAATCTGGCAGGACACCTGAGCCAGCCGTGCCCTTCTACAGGCCCATCAAGTGGGACAAGTCGTACTACGCCTTCACTGGCTTCAGAGAccctgaggaggacctgcagCAGGCCACGAGGGGGGAGCCCACACTCAG CTCTTGGGTACGAGACAACGAAGCAGAAGCAACAGAGAGATACAACACTAGTCTTCCTCGGAGAGAAGACCTGAGCAGACTGAAGAAGGAACTGTGCCATGATTTTGATTTGGCTGATATCAG GTGGCAGCGTAGCTGGGGGCTGGCCCACCGCTGCAGCCAGCTCCAGAGTCTCAGTCGTCTGGCTCAGCAGAACCCCGAAGCTCTGATCCACCTTCAAG GACACACTGTAGTGTTTGCGGACCAGTCAGGAATGAATGCTTCTGGACATGTCATGCTGGGAACCATGGATGTTCATCATCAGTGGACCAAA CTGTTTCAGCAGTTGTCCGTCTATcgcagcctgcagcagcagaccgACTGGTTGAAGGAGAGGATTAGCCTTCTGCTGGGTGGGGTCCAGGTCAAACACCTGGAAAGGTTTGGACCGGTCCAGCCTATCATTGAGCACTGCAGTAACCTCAGCATGTTCCACAAGACCCTGATGACCCACCAGCTCTACCTGCACCCCCGGAGCCTCCAGGGACTCAGCGTGTTGCTGGACAA CAGCCACTCTCACCCAAGTCTGCACGATATGGGACATTTCATTATGCCCCCCAGTTTTAGCCCTCCCAAACTTCAGCTGTTCCTCCAGAGGCACGCGCAGGAGGCCAGGCGCCGCACACAACGCCAAAGCCTGTGA
- the LOC130532003 gene encoding sodium- and chloride-dependent transporter XTRP3-like: MGNDVRPNWDSPRHFVLACVSYAVGLGNVWRFPYLCQMHGGGGFLIPYMIMLVLEGIPLFYMELAIGQKMRLGSIGAWTAISPYLGGVGFASVVTSLYLCLYYNIINAWSFWYLFHSFQSSLPWADCPLNSNRTGALLECETATSTKYFFYRETLNISPSIEVNGGIHYGQAMCLVLAWGITYLLISKGVKSTGKAVTFTATFPYVVLFIYLIRGFTLKGAFSGITYMFTPNMEQLANPYTWINAATQIFFSLGLGFGSLIAFASYNQYNNNFERQAIMVSLINSGTSIFASIVTFSIYGFKATVNFENCLERMRVLLLNTFDLAEDSISLDTVTDWITKLNTTFPEEFAAIEHRIETCDLTNELKDAAEGPGLAFIMYSEAIMNMPLPQLWSVLYFIMLLLLGVGSMLGNITAIVTPLRDFKVISKMSSELFNGLVCVFCLLLGLGFTTTSGNYWFTIFNDYAATFSLLFIVLFEVIIVSYIYGIKRFEKDIEDMLGHAPNLYWKIMWLAVSPLLLICLLLYYIINYILGGTPTYQAWNKHLGKAEPMEYPVYCQLFIGLLLVSTVSCVPLNALYAFYQKRKQDKRRKSHTLTTLSA; encoded by the exons ATGGGAAATGATGTGAGGCCCAACTGGGACAGTCCGCGACACTTTGTGCTGGCATGTGTGTCCTATGCGGTGGGACTCGGGAACGTCTGGCGTTTCCCGTACTTGTGTCAAATGCACGGCGGAG GGGGATTTTTGATTCCATATATGATCAtgctggttctggaggggaTTCCCTTATTCTATATGGAGCTTGCTATTGGTCAGAAGATGAGACTAGGCAGCATTGGCGCTTGGACTGCCATCAGCCCCTACCTGGGGGGAGTGG GTTTTGCCAGTGTGGTGACATCACTATATCTGTGTTTGTACTATAACATCATCAACGCATGGAGCTTCTGGTACctctttcattcatttcaa TCTTCACTGCCTTGGGCTGATTGCCCTTTAAATTCAAACCGGACAGGAGCCTTATTGGAGTGTGAAACGGCAACATCTACCAAATATTTCTTCTACAGGGAAACACTAAACATCTCCCCATCTATTGAAGTAAATGGTGGCATCCATTATGGCCAGGCAATGTGCCTGGTGCTTGCCTGGGGTATCACTTACCTGTTGATTAGTAAAGGAGTAAAGTCAACTGGGAAG GCAGTGACCTTCACAGCAACCTTTCCATACGTGGTCCTCTTTATCTACTTGATTCGAGGCTTTACCCTCAAAGGCGCCTTCAGCGGGATAACTTACATGTTTACACCAAAC ATGGAGCAGCTTGCCAACCCTTATACGTGGATCAACGCAGCCACTCAGATCTTTTTCTCGCTGGGTTTGGGTTTTGGGTCACTTATAGCTTTTGCCAGCTACAACCAATACAACAACAATTTTGAGCGCCAGGCCATCATGGTCTCCCTGATCAACAGTGGAACCTCCATCTTTGCCAGCATCGTAACCTTTTCCATCTATGGGTTCAAGGCCACTGTCAACTTTGAGAACTGCCTGGAGAG AATGCGCGTTCTCCTTCTGAACACCTTTGACTTAGCAGAGGacagcatcagcctggacacgGTTACCGACTGGATTACAAAGCTGAACACAACGTTCCCAGAGGAGTTTGCAGCTATTGAGCACAGAATAGAAACCTGTGACCTGACAAATGAGCTAAAAGAT GCAGCAGAGGGACCCGGTCTGGCGTTCATCATGTACAGTGAAGCGATTATGAATATGCCGTTGCCCCAACTGTGGTCAGTGCTGTACTTCATCATGCTCCTGCTCCTGGGAGTCGGGAGCATGTTGGGCAACATCACAGCCATTGTGACCCCACTCAGAGACTTTAAGGTTATATCCAAAATGAGCAGTGAGTTGTTTAATG gcttagtgtgtgtgttctgtttgcTGCTTGGACTGGGCTTCACCACCACGTCAGGGAATTATTGGTTCACAATATTCAATGACTATGCAGCAACATTCTCCCTGCTGTTTATCGTCCTTTTTGAGGTCATAATTGTGAGTTACATCTATGGAATTAAGAG GTTCGAGAAAGATATAGAGGACATGCTTGGACATGCGCCCAACCTATACTGGAAAATCATGTGGTTAGCAgtcagtcccctcctcctcatctgcctgTTATTATACTACATTATCAACTACATTCTGGGCGGGACGCCCACCTACCAGGCGTGGAACAAACATCTG GGCAAAGCAGAGCCGATGGAGTATCCTGTCTACTGTCAGCTGTTCATTggtctgctgctggtgtcaaCGGTCAGCTGTGTTCCCCTCAATGCTCTTTATGCCTTCTACCAGAAGAGAAAACAAGATAAGAGGCGCAAGAGTCACACCCTGACCACACTGTCTGCCTAG